The following proteins are co-located in the Flavobacterium sp. CECT 9288 genome:
- a CDS encoding ATP-binding protein codes for MDEIFEIVENIFSSGGFMPRWICGQWSETLGWLYIISNIAIGLAYLSIPIFLYKFVKKRKEKIFNRVFICFMLFIFFCGTTHFVDAIIFWFPLYRLNAVVLSMTALISWITVLVLYRFLPIASQYRSPADLQLIIEEQTRDLAIAYQKLSISENQFKTLVNSNPDIITRIDKNLTYQFINNSIRKIQNMDAENIIGKNIREVRGEADNQINESFIGHVESVFKTNKTETFEFEMNTNENQHNYFQLSIIPLENQVGELPEDVLTITRNITHQKLYEQELKRNINHFELLADGIEKKRKILEDFTYIVSHNLRSPVANLAALLNLLKDETDDDMRNVFIEKIDIAFQSLSTTVNDLTNVVRIRQDAEIPKEELFFQDILSNHLINLETQINETATTITYDFNACEKIDYPKVYLESIFLNLLTNAIKYSSPKRAPQIIFKSCIDKDGMISLTCEDNGMGINLEKHGAKLFGLNKTFHEHPDAKGAGLFITKNQIETMGGAIYAESEVDKGSKFIIYFNINNS; via the coding sequence ATGGATGAAATTTTTGAAATCGTAGAAAATATTTTCAGTTCTGGTGGCTTTATGCCTCGATGGATATGCGGGCAATGGTCAGAAACACTCGGTTGGCTCTACATTATTTCAAATATAGCTATTGGATTAGCTTACCTATCTATACCGATCTTCTTATACAAATTTGTCAAAAAAAGAAAAGAAAAAATATTTAATAGAGTGTTCATATGCTTTATGCTCTTTATCTTTTTTTGCGGCACTACGCATTTTGTGGACGCTATTATATTTTGGTTTCCGTTATACCGACTAAATGCAGTAGTCTTAAGCATGACAGCATTGATATCTTGGATTACTGTTTTGGTGCTTTATCGTTTCCTTCCGATAGCATCACAATATCGATCTCCTGCAGATTTGCAACTAATTATTGAGGAACAAACGAGAGACTTGGCCATTGCTTATCAAAAATTATCAATCAGTGAGAATCAATTTAAGACTCTAGTTAATAGTAATCCGGATATCATTACTCGGATTGACAAAAATTTAACCTATCAATTCATCAATAATTCGATTCGCAAAATACAAAACATGGATGCTGAAAATATTATTGGTAAGAATATTCGAGAAGTGCGTGGGGAGGCCGATAACCAGATAAATGAATCATTCATTGGCCATGTAGAATCTGTTTTCAAAACAAATAAAACCGAAACGTTTGAATTTGAAATGAACACCAATGAAAATCAACATAACTATTTTCAATTATCAATCATACCACTTGAAAATCAAGTGGGAGAATTACCTGAAGATGTCTTAACAATAACCCGAAATATTACACATCAAAAACTATATGAACAGGAACTTAAGCGTAATATTAATCATTTCGAACTATTAGCTGATGGAATAGAGAAAAAGAGAAAGATATTAGAAGATTTTACTTATATTGTTTCACATAATTTAAGATCACCTGTTGCCAATTTAGCCGCTTTGTTAAATTTGCTAAAAGACGAAACAGATGATGATATGCGAAACGTGTTCATTGAAAAAATCGACATTGCCTTTCAAAGTCTTTCTACGACGGTAAACGATTTGACAAATGTTGTGCGAATACGACAAGATGCTGAAATACCGAAAGAAGAACTTTTCTTTCAAGATATTTTATCAAATCATCTAATCAATCTGGAAACACAGATTAACGAAACGGCTACCACAATTACTTACGATTTCAATGCATGTGAGAAAATTGATTATCCAAAAGTATACCTTGAAAGTATTTTTTTAAACTTATTAACTAACGCGATTAAATACAGCTCACCAAAAAGAGCACCGCAAATTATTTTTAAATCGTGTATTGACAAAGATGGAATGATTAGCTTAACGTGCGAAGACAACGGCATGGGCATTAATCTAGAAAAACATGGCGCAAAGCTTTTTGGGCTAAATAAAACATTTCACGAGCATCCTGATGCGAAAGGTGCAGGCTTGTTCATCACCAAGAATCAAATCGAAACAATGGGAGGTGCAATTTATGCTGAGAGTGAAGTAGACAAAGGATCCAAATTTATTATATATTTCAATATCAATAATTCTTAA
- a CDS encoding response regulator, whose protein sequence is MKKINTFCIVDDDDIYQFTTSLFLKKTDLVNKVIVFSNGLKAINFLKEEMENSENIPDILFLDVNMPVMDGWEFLEEYLLIKPMMPKTIVIYMVTSSVDEKDVLRAKNISALSGYLVKPISSENIVEVISGLFD, encoded by the coding sequence ATGAAAAAGATTAATACCTTTTGTATTGTAGATGATGATGATATCTATCAGTTCACTACATCACTTTTCCTTAAAAAAACTGACCTAGTTAATAAGGTTATCGTGTTTTCAAATGGACTGAAAGCTATTAATTTTCTAAAGGAAGAGATGGAAAATTCAGAAAACATTCCTGACATTCTATTTTTAGATGTAAACATGCCTGTTATGGATGGGTGGGAGTTTTTGGAAGAATACCTATTAATTAAGCCCATGATGCCTAAAACAATAGTAATTTATATGGTGACTTCATCTGTAGATGAAAAAGATGTTTTAAGAGCTAAAAATATTAGTGCATTGTCAGGTTATTTGGTAAAACCAATATCAAGCGAAAATATTGTGGAAGTTATTTCAGGGCTTTTTGATTAA